The Deinobacterium chartae genome includes a window with the following:
- the tsaE gene encoding tRNA (adenosine(37)-N6)-threonylcarbamoyltransferase complex ATPase subunit type 1 TsaE — translation MQPLEVGAARLLRSPEEQTRLGRVLGEHFASGRGQVLFLEGELGAGKTTLTQGIVAGLDFTGEVTSPTYALMHLYPSPHGTVVHVDAYRVRHVAELYEMGLEDEAERAVLTIIEWGESLYEDFPHAWILRLTYAPEGRRIERLR, via the coding sequence ATGCAGCCGCTCGAGGTGGGGGCTGCGCGACTGCTGCGCAGCCCCGAGGAACAGACCCGGCTGGGCCGGGTGCTGGGCGAGCACTTCGCGTCGGGGCGCGGGCAGGTGCTGTTCCTCGAGGGCGAGCTGGGAGCCGGCAAGACCACGCTGACCCAGGGCATCGTGGCCGGGCTGGATTTTACCGGCGAGGTGACCAGCCCGACCTACGCGCTGATGCACCTGTATCCCAGCCCGCACGGCACGGTGGTGCACGTGGACGCCTACCGGGTGCGGCATGTGGCCGAACTGTACGAGATGGGGCTCGAGGACGAGGCCGAGCGCGCGGTTCTCACCATCATCGAGTGGGGCGAATCCTTGTACGAGGACTTTCCGCACGCCTGGATCTTGCGTCTGACCTACGCCCCCGAGGGCCGACGCATCGAGCGGCTGCGCTAG
- a CDS encoding HSP90 family protein — translation MTHIFQVDLSGLIDLLSQHLYSGPQVYLRELLQNGADALRARENLEGRAPGGICVEVGQQQGRPLLVVHDSGVGLTEEEVHRFLATIGSSSKRGGGDFIGRFGIGLLSCFVVSDEIVLRTRSVRGGPAVEWHGKADGTYTVQLLEEDLPFGSQVTLLCKAGSEDYFDPEQVRSLCVRYGDLLPYPIRVGALDGPLEICNAQVAPWARSYASADERDAALRAYGRTLLGAEPFDWFPLSAPSSGLEGVAFVLPRSAQAGSRPTATLYLRDMLLAERDEDLLPPWAFFVHGAFNARTLQPTASRETLQQNAVFRATRHELEVGLRAYLEGLAARDPERMQQLLRLHHLPLRALAADDDAFYRLIALHLAFETSQGRLTLAEILRSGGPLRFVPDLDQFRQVAQIAAARGEVIVNAAYTYDATLLEKLNRVFPEHRAIRVDAGGIAAGLEDLSPAESAEGSRLLAAARHALEDLDCEPRLKRFAPAELPALYVLDREANAARNRQRSREVSDALWSALLDDLTETDSSGARLYLNFDNPTVRQLARLEDGPVLRRVVQTLYLQALLLGHHPLSTHELDLLSGSLAEMIGWGLRAARSLN, via the coding sequence ATGACACATATCTTCCAGGTCGACCTCAGCGGACTGATCGACCTTCTCAGCCAGCACCTTTACAGCGGCCCCCAGGTGTACCTGCGCGAGCTGCTTCAAAACGGCGCAGACGCCCTGCGCGCCCGCGAGAACCTCGAGGGCCGGGCTCCGGGAGGCATCTGCGTAGAAGTCGGGCAGCAACAGGGCCGTCCGCTGCTGGTCGTGCACGACAGCGGCGTGGGCCTCACCGAAGAGGAAGTGCACCGCTTCCTGGCCACCATCGGTTCGTCGTCCAAGCGAGGCGGCGGCGACTTTATCGGGCGTTTCGGGATCGGCCTGCTGTCGTGCTTTGTGGTCTCGGACGAGATCGTGCTGCGCACCCGCTCGGTGCGCGGCGGCCCGGCGGTCGAGTGGCACGGCAAGGCCGACGGCACTTACACGGTGCAACTCCTCGAGGAGGACCTGCCCTTCGGTTCGCAGGTCACCTTGCTGTGCAAGGCCGGCTCAGAGGACTACTTCGATCCCGAGCAGGTCCGCAGTCTGTGCGTCCGCTACGGCGACTTGCTGCCCTACCCGATTCGGGTCGGAGCGCTGGACGGTCCGCTGGAGATCTGCAACGCGCAGGTGGCTCCCTGGGCACGCAGCTATGCCAGCGCCGACGAGCGCGACGCAGCGCTGCGCGCTTATGGCCGCACCCTGCTGGGCGCCGAACCCTTCGACTGGTTCCCGCTCAGCGCCCCCTCGAGCGGACTCGAGGGCGTGGCCTTTGTGTTGCCACGTTCGGCCCAGGCCGGAAGCCGCCCCACGGCCACGCTGTACCTGCGCGACATGCTGCTGGCCGAGCGGGACGAGGACCTGCTGCCCCCCTGGGCCTTTTTCGTGCACGGAGCTTTCAACGCCCGCACGCTGCAACCGACCGCATCGCGCGAGACCCTGCAGCAGAACGCAGTTTTCCGCGCTACCCGCCACGAACTCGAGGTGGGACTGCGCGCTTACCTCGAGGGACTGGCTGCCCGCGACCCCGAGAGGATGCAGCAGCTGCTGCGGCTGCATCACCTGCCGCTGCGCGCACTCGCAGCCGACGATGACGCCTTTTACCGCCTGATCGCCCTGCACCTGGCCTTCGAGACCTCGCAAGGACGCCTGACCCTGGCCGAGATCTTGCGGTCCGGGGGTCCGCTGCGCTTTGTCCCCGACCTCGACCAGTTCCGTCAGGTTGCCCAGATCGCAGCGGCACGCGGCGAGGTGATCGTGAACGCGGCCTACACCTACGACGCGACCCTGCTCGAGAAACTGAACCGCGTTTTTCCCGAACACCGGGCCATCCGGGTGGATGCGGGCGGAATCGCCGCTGGCCTCGAGGACCTCTCTCCTGCCGAGAGCGCCGAGGGCAGTCGGCTGCTGGCAGCCGCGCGACATGCGCTCGAAGACCTCGACTGCGAGCCGCGCCTGAAGCGCTTTGCCCCCGCCGAGCTCCCGGCGCTGTACGTGCTCGACCGCGAAGCCAACGCCGCGCGCAACCGCCAGCGCAGCCGAGAGGTGTCCGATGCCCTCTGGAGCGCCCTGCTCGACGACCTGACCGAAACGGACAGCAGCGGGGCACGGCTGTACCTCAACTTCGACAACCCCACGGTACGGCAACTGGCCCGCCTCGAGGACGGCCCGGTGCTGCGGCGGGTCGTGCAGACCCTGTACCTGCAAGCGCTGCTGCTGGGGCACCACCCGCTCAGCACGCACGAACTGGACCTGCTCAGCGGCAGCCTGGCCGAGATGATCGGCTGGGGGCTGCGCGCCGCCCGCTCGCTCAATTAA